The genomic stretch CATTAGTTCTGGCCAAGCATCCTTTACATTAAATGGCTTAGATCCAATGGAATATCCTAAATTACCTGAAGTAACAGACGGAAAAACAATTAAAATTCCAATTAATGTACTTAAAAATATTGTTAGACAAACTGTTTTTGCTGTGTCTGCGATTGAAGTTCGTCCAGTACTTACTGGTGTAAACTGGATTATCAAAGAAAATAAACTAAGCGCAGTTGCAACCGATAGTCATCGTCTAGCTTTACGTGAAATACCTCTTGAAACAGACATTGATGAAGAATACAACATTGTTATTCCTGGAAAAAGTTTATCTGAATTAAATAAACTTTTAGATGATGCAAGCGAATCTATTGAAATGACCCTTGCCAACAACCAAATTCTTTTTAAATTAAAAGATTTATTATTTTATTCTCGTTTACTTGAAGGTAGTTATCCAGATACATCTCGATTAATTCCAACTGATACTAAATCAGAATTAGTCATTAATTCCAAAGCATTTTTACAAGCAATTGACCGTGCGTCCCTACTTGCTCGCGAAAATCGTAATAACGTTATTAAATTAATGACGCTAGAAAATGGCCAAGTAGAAGTATCATCCAATTCTCCAGAAGTTGGGAATGTTTCTGAAAATGTCTTCAGCCAAAGTTTTACTGGCGAAGAGATCAAAATATCTTTTAACGGTAAATACATGATGGATGCCCTACGTGCTTTTGAAGGTGATGATATTCAAATTTCCTTCTCCGGTACAATGAGACCATTCGTACTTCGACCAAAAGATGCAGCCAATCCAAATGAAATTTTACAATTAATCACGCCGGTTAGAACTTACTAATCTCGCAAAAAGCACATCCGTCTTGGTTTCAAGGCGGATTCTTTTTTTGTTATAGTACAGTTTTTGGATAGAAATGTATATTTATGCAAACGGAGGTAATTCTTAGCATGATGAAAGATATGACAACAGGTAATCCGACAAAATTAATTTTTTTATTCGCGATGCCGATGTTGATTGGAAACTTGTTTCAGCAATTTTATACGATGATTGATGCTGTTATTGTTGGGAAATTTGTCAGTGTAGATGCGCTGGCTGCTGTTGGAGCGACAAATTCGGTCAATTTTTTTATGATTTC from Listeria monocytogenes ATCC 19117 encodes the following:
- the dnaN gene encoding DNA polymerase III subunit beta: MKFVIERDRLVQAVNEVTRAISARTTIPILTGIKIVVNDEGVTLTGSDSDISIEAFIPLIENDEVIVEVESFGGIVLQSKYFGDIVRRLPEENVEIEVTSNYQTNISSGQASFTLNGLDPMEYPKLPEVTDGKTIKIPINVLKNIVRQTVFAVSAIEVRPVLTGVNWIIKENKLSAVATDSHRLALREIPLETDIDEEYNIVIPGKSLSELNKLLDDASESIEMTLANNQILFKLKDLLFYSRLLEGSYPDTSRLIPTDTKSELVINSKAFLQAIDRASLLARENRNNVIKLMTLENGQVEVSSNSPEVGNVSENVFSQSFTGEEIKISFNGKYMMDALRAFEGDDIQISFSGTMRPFVLRPKDAANPNEILQLITPVRTY